The DNA region CTTGTTTGTAATGATTAAACCCTTACCAGGGTCTAAATACAAAAACATCGTTGATATCCTGGATGAAATGACCATTAACAATGTTCGGACTTACGCAATCTTAAAACCCAATGATCCTGTGGATAGTTTGGTTTGTTTAAAGATTGGTCAATCCAGGAAATAAATTGAAGAAATTTTTGTTATACCATTAATACGCTTAAATAAAAAGCAATGGAGAATAAAGATTATATGAAACTTAGCATGGATGAAATCGTCTTTGAAGGACGAAATAAATCCTATGGTGCCTATTTGTTGCGTAAAATTTACGACGACAACATGGCTCGTTCGGCCATTCTGGGCATTTTGCTTTTTATATTGGGAATCAGTATGCCCATGATCATTAAAATGGTGAAAGGTTGGATCCCTGAAAAAGCGGATAAAGAAATTATGAAAGAAGTGGTTTTGGCTGATGCTCCACCGCTGGATCCTAAAAAACCACTACCACCACCTCCGCCTAAAGTAGAGCCTCCACCAATTAAAGATCAAATTAAATTCGTTCCTCCGAAGGTTAAAAAAGATGAGGAGGTAAAAGAAGAAGAACCACCTCCTCCAACCATTGAGGAAATGAAGGATAAGGAAATCGCCACAGAAACGAAAGAAGGCGATAAAGATGGAATCGATGCATCCTTGCTTGAACCTCCTCCACCGGTAGTGGAAGAGAAAAAGGAGGAAGAGGTTTTTAAATTTGTTGAACAAATGCCCGCATTTCCGGATGGCGATGCAGCTATGATGAAATACATACGGGAACACATCCGCTATCCGGCTATTGCCAAAGAAAATGGAATTGAAGGAACTGTGGTAATCCAGTTTGTCGTTACTAAAGATGGCGACATTCAAAGGGTACAGGTTGCCAGAGGTATTGGCGGAGGTTGCGATGAGGAAGCTTCACGCGTTGTCAAATCCATGCCAAATTGGAAACCGGGTAAACACAATGGCAAAGCCGTTCCGGTGAGTTTTACGCTCCCGATCCGATTTAAGTTGGAGGGTTAGTGCTCCTTCGAAGGATATTTTTCATATTATTGGGAATTAGCTACATCGTATTGGGCGGGTATGTATATTTCTATCCTATCATTTCAGCACCTTGGGGCTATGTGTTTTCTTTTGCCTGCATCCTTTACGGGATCTGGAGAATTTACAGAGGGCTAAAACTGACAGAATAATTAATTAAACCCACCCTTTTCTAGATTTCCCCAAACTTTTCCAAAACTTAGGGTTTAAACCCCAAGTTTTGGAAAAGTTTGGGGAAATTTCAAAACCCGGGATCACTCAAATTTGTTTTAATTTTAATCCATGCAATCATTTGATTTTATTTCGCTCTTACTCGGGCTTGCAATCGGTCTGATAATTTTTTTACTCAATTATTTAAACCAAAATAAAAAAGGAGAAGCACTCAGAAATTTGTGTAGTTCGCAGGAAGCCCGCATCAAATCATTTGATGAACGACTCAAGGATTATGAAACACAAGCAACGCAAAGTCATTTGAAACTTGAACAAAAACAAGTGGAGCTCAATAGTTTAATTTCTGAAAATGCATCGTTGTTGAGTCATATTCAAAATGCTAAGGAACAGTTGCAAAAAGCGGTTGGTGAATTAACTGAACAAAAAAATGAGAATTACGCGCGCCAAAATGAAATTAATCAACTGAAGCAAAACCTCGCTGAGAGTAAAACTCAGAATCATTTTTTTCTTGAAAAATTGGAAAATCAAAAACGTGATTTTGAAGAAATGAAAAATCGTGCACAATTGGAATTTCAAGAATTGGCACAAAAAATTCTGGAAGAAAAATCACAAAAATTTACATCTGCCAACAAAGAAAATTTGGACAGTCTTCTAAAACCTTTAGGTGAAAATATAGATCAGTTTAAAAAGCGGGTTGAAGAAACCTATGATAAAGAATCAAAGCAACGTTTTTCTCTGGAAGAACGTGTCAAGGAGTTGGTTGAGATGAATCACAAATTAAGTAAGGAAGCCAATAACCTGGCATCGGCTCTTAAAGGACAATCCAAAAAACAAGGAAACTGGGGTGAAATCATCTTAGAGAGTATTTTAGAAAAATCAGGTTTGCAAAAAAACCGGGAGTATAAAGTTCAAGTTAGCCTCCAAACCGAAGATGGTAAACGCCTTCAACCGGATGTTGTGGTGTATTTGCCTGATAACAGGACGATCATCATTGATTCAAAAGTTTCACTCATCGCTTACGATCGTTTTTCATCTTCAGACACAAAAGAAGATCAGGATGCAGCGCTTAAGGAACATGTAAAATCCATGTACCAACACATTGATCAATTGGGTGATAAAAAATACGATACCTTAGTTGAAAGCCTGGATTTTACTATGATGTTTGTCCCCATTGAACCGGCTTATCTCATTGCAATGCAAGAGGATCAGGAATTATGGGCTTACGCTTATGCCAAACGGATATTGTTGATCAGTCCGACGAATTTAATCACCTCCTTAAAATTAATTGCAGACCTCTGGAAGCGCGAACAACAAAGCAAAAATGCGTTGGAAATTGCCAAACAAGGAGAACGCATGTACGACAAAATCATTGGATTTTTAGAAAGTATGGAAGATGTTGGCAAGCATCTCAATAAATCACAGGATGCTTATCACAAAGCAGTCGGACAGTTACGTGATGGCCGTGGAAGTTTGGTCAGCCGCGCTGAAAAAATGAAAAAGCTCGGACTCAATTCTCAAAAAGAAATACCCGGAACCCTCATGTCTTTTGATGAATCAGAAGAAGAAGAGGAAACAGAAAAATTTAATTATTTATTAATGTAATGTTCAAGTAGTCGAAAGCTAGGTGTTGGCCAAGAACGGACGTAGGCTGAGCCTACGCCCAGCGATGAATTTTTTTAATAATATATTATAATTCAAATTAGTAATTTTCAAACTAAACGAAAGCTAGGCGTAGGCTGAGCCTACGTCAAATGTGCAGATGAATTTTAGCAAAATCAATAGGTATGATGCTGGATGAACGGGCGAGAACGGACGTAGGCTGAGCCTACGCCCAGCGATGAATTTTTTTAATAATATATTATAATTCAAATTAGTAATTTTCAAACTAAACGAAAGCTAGGCGTAGGCTGAGCCTACGTCAAACGTGCAGATGAAATTGAGCAAAATCAATAGGTATGATGCTGGATGAACGGGCGAGAACGGACGTAGGCTGAGCCTACGCCCAGCGATGAATTTTTTTAATAATATTTTATAATTCAAATTAGTAATTTTCAAACTAAACGAAAGCTAGGCGTAGGCTGAGCCTACGTCAAACGTGCAGATGAAATTGAGCAAAATCAATAGGTATGATTCTGGATGAACGGGCGAGAACGGACGTAGGCTAAGCCTACGCCCAGCGATGAAATTTTTAATAATATTTGATAATTCAAATTAGTAATTTTCAAACTAAACGAAAGCTAGGCGTAGGCTGCGCCTACGTCAAATGTGCAGATGAATTTTAGCAAAATCAATAGGTATGATGCTGGATGAACGGGCGAGAACGGACGTTCCAATTTGAAAATTCAATCGATATCCAACTAATCAATTTCTAATAAAGTCTCCATCGATAAATAATTTCGTTGACTACTATAAAGCCAATCTTCTGCATTTTCAACCCATCCGGCCCGAATTGGATTTTCATGAATGTATGCCATCTTTTGATTAAGAAATGGCATAGTTTCTAAAAACACCGCATGATTTTCATGCGTCCAAAATTGAAACTCAGAATTTCTTTGATGTTTGTCAGCTGCGGATTTAAATAATTGCAACATCCACTTTTTGCGGCTTTCTGGAATTGCTTTTATTTCTCTTAAAATTTGATTTGCTGTAAAACTTTTAAAATCTCGAATTATATCTGATAAGTTATTTTCCTTGGCACTTAATATTGCATGTACATGGTTCGACATGATTACATATGCCCAAATTTGTAAACCTTTATTTTTTCTGCAATAATCCAAACTATTAATCAGGATATCTCGATACGTTTTTCTGGTAAAAATATCTACCCAATTAATAACCTGAAAAGTTAAAAAATAAAGTCCATCCTGATTATCTATTTTATAACCGGTGCTCATTTTTAGTGTATTTATTTGCAATACCTAAAAAAAATTCAAATTAATGCTCCCATAAGCTAGGCGTAGGCTGGGCCTACGTCAAATGTGCAGATGAAATTGAGTAAAATCAATTGTATGATGCTAGAGAAACGGGCGAGAACGGACGTAGGCTGAGCCTACGCCCAACGGTGGAAAATTTTTGGTAATTCAAATTAGTAATTTTCAAACTAAACGAGAGCTAGGCGTAGGCTGAGCCTACGTCAAACGCACAATTGAATTTGAGCAAAATTAATAGGTATGATGCTGGATGA from Saprospiraceae bacterium includes:
- a CDS encoding transposase, with translation MSTGYKIDNQDGLYFLTFQVINWVDIFTRKTYRDILINSLDYCRKNKGLQIWAYVIMSNHVHAILSAKENNLSDIIRDFKSFTANQILREIKAIPESRKKWMLQLFKSAADKHQRNSEFQFWTHENHAVFLETMPFLNQKMAYIHENPIRAGWVENAEDWLYSSQRNYLSMETLLEID
- a CDS encoding energy transducer TonB; protein product: MENKDYMKLSMDEIVFEGRNKSYGAYLLRKIYDDNMARSAILGILLFILGISMPMIIKMVKGWIPEKADKEIMKEVVLADAPPLDPKKPLPPPPPKVEPPPIKDQIKFVPPKVKKDEEVKEEEPPPPTIEEMKDKEIATETKEGDKDGIDASLLEPPPPVVEEKKEEEVFKFVEQMPAFPDGDAAMMKYIREHIRYPAIAKENGIEGTVVIQFVVTKDGDIQRVQVARGIGGGCDEEASRVVKSMPNWKPGKHNGKAVPVSFTLPIRFKLEG
- the rmuC gene encoding DNA recombination protein RmuC, which produces MQSFDFISLLLGLAIGLIIFLLNYLNQNKKGEALRNLCSSQEARIKSFDERLKDYETQATQSHLKLEQKQVELNSLISENASLLSHIQNAKEQLQKAVGELTEQKNENYARQNEINQLKQNLAESKTQNHFFLEKLENQKRDFEEMKNRAQLEFQELAQKILEEKSQKFTSANKENLDSLLKPLGENIDQFKKRVEETYDKESKQRFSLEERVKELVEMNHKLSKEANNLASALKGQSKKQGNWGEIILESILEKSGLQKNREYKVQVSLQTEDGKRLQPDVVVYLPDNRTIIIDSKVSLIAYDRFSSSDTKEDQDAALKEHVKSMYQHIDQLGDKKYDTLVESLDFTMMFVPIEPAYLIAMQEDQELWAYAYAKRILLISPTNLITSLKLIADLWKREQQSKNALEIAKQGERMYDKIIGFLESMEDVGKHLNKSQDAYHKAVGQLRDGRGSLVSRAEKMKKLGLNSQKEIPGTLMSFDESEEEEETEKFNYLLM